Proteins encoded by one window of Drosophila melanogaster chromosome X:
- the Acat1 gene encoding Acetyl-CoA acetyltransferase 1, isoform B — MSARLLQATRRWSAHRNYSSKIAEVVVVSAARTPIGSFQSQLAPLTATQLGARAIEAAIEKAGIAKTDVQEVIMGNVVSAGLGQAPARQAAIFAGLPTNVCCTTVNKVCSSGMKAVMLGAQSLMLGYADVVVAGGMESMSNVPYYLKRGATPYGGVNLTDGIVFDGLWDVYNKFHMGNCAENTAKKLEITRQQQDDFAIESYKRSAAAWANKVFQDEIAPVKIQQKRKPEIVISEDEEYKRVNFDKFGQLATVFQRENGTVTAGNASTLNDGGAAVVLMSAEAAQKAGIKPLARIVAFQDAETDPIDFPIAPALAIPKLLKRAGVRKEDVAMWEVNEAFSLVVLANIKKLDVDPAKVNVHGGAVSIGHPIGMSGARLVAHLSHSLKKGELGCASICNGGGGASSILIEKL, encoded by the coding sequence ATGTCCGCCCGACTGCTGCAGGCCACGCGTCGCTGGAGCGCCCATCGCAACTACAGCTCCAAAATCGCCGAAGTTGTGGTGGTTTCGGCAGCCCGCACACCAATTGGCAGCTTCCAAAGTCAATTGGCCCCACTGACGGCTACCCAATTGGGAGCCCGTGCCATCGAGGCGGCCATCGAAAAGGCCGGAATTGCGAAGACCGATGTCCAGGAGGTGATTATGGGCAATGTGGTATCTGCTGGTCTGGGACAGGCCCCCGCCCGTCAGGCTGCCATCTTCGCCGGACTGCCCACCAATGTATGCTGCACCACGGTGAACAAGGTGTGCTCGTCGGGCATGAAGGCCGTTATGCTGGGCGCCCAATCCCTGATGCTCGGCTATGCTGATGTGGTCGTTGCCGGCGGTATGGAGTCCATGTCGAATGTTCCCTACTATCTGAAGAGGGGAGCCACGCCCTATGGCGGCGTCAATCTCACCGACGGCATTGTTTTCGATGGCCTCTGGGATGTGTACAACAAGTTCCACATGGGCAACTGTGCCGAAAATACGGCCAAAAAACTGGAGATCACACGTCAGCAGCAGGATGACTTTGCCATTGAATCATACAAGAGATCGGCTGCCGCGTGGGCCAACAAGGTGTTCCAGGACGAGATTGCCCCGGTGAAGATTCAGCAGAAGAGGAAGCCGGAGATCGTCATCTCAGAGGATGAGGAGTACAAGCGGGTGAATTTTGACAAGTTTGGACAGTTGGCCACCGTTTTCCAAAGGGAAAATGGCACTGTGACAGCCGGAAATGCATCCACCTTGAATGATGGCGGTGCCGCCGTGGTTTTGATGAGTGCCGAGGCAGCCCAGAAGGCGGGCATTAAGCCGCTGGCCAGGATTGTGGCCTTCCAGGATGCGGAGACCGATCCCATTGACTTCCCCATTGCCCCAGCTCTGGCCATTCCCAAATTACTGAAGCGTGCCGGCGTTCGCAAGGAAGACGTGGCCATGTGGGAGGTCAATGAGGCCTTCTCCCTGGTCGTTTTGGCCAATATCAAGAAACTGGATGTGGATCCAGCCAAGGTTAATGTTCATGGAGGTGCCGTGTCAATTGGCCATCCAATCGGCATGTCCGGAGCCCGTCTGGTGGCCCATCTTTCGCACAGCCTGAAGAAGGGCGAGCTGGGATGCGCCTCCATTTGCAATGGCGGCGGTGGAGCCTCCTCCATTCTCATCGAGAAGCTGTAA
- the Ir7c gene encoding ionotropic receptor 7c, isoform A: protein MLHSAVHNVSLVYALVWAIDNYYGMATSTPLAVVQFPTSRESRRLHNDLIDAALGRSSGTGRIQFLLEDDRVEMTETDTDPPPPSGLTGRPIAIWFLDSLRSYFRLEMYLNQLGSPYKRNGFFLVIYTGLEDQPMESLKIMFRRLLNMYVLNVNVFLQRDGTVHLYTYYPYGPHHCQSSLPVYYTAFQDLAAPANGFGLTKPLFPRKLTNMHGCEMVVATFEHRPYVIIEDDPKTPGGRSIHGIEGLIFRSLAERMNFTIKLVEQKDKNRGEILPDGNFTGILKMMVDGEVNLTFVCFMYSKARSDLMLPSTSYTSFPIVLVVPSGGSISPMGRLTRPFRYIIWSCILVSLIFGFVLICLLKITALPGLRNLVLGRRNRLPFMGMWASLLGGLALYNPQRNFARYILVMWLLQTLILRAAYTGQLYLLLQDVEMRSPIKSLSEVLAKDYEFRILPALRTIFKDSMPTTNFHAVLSLEESLYRLRDEDDPGITVALLQPTVNQFDFRSGPNKRHLTVLPDPLMTAPLTFYMRPHSYFKRRIDRLIMAMMSSGIVARYRKMYMDRIKRVSKRRNLEPKPLSIWRLSGIFVCCAGLYLVALIVFILEILTTNHRRLRRAFNVINRYAA, encoded by the exons ATGTTGCACAGCGCCGTGCACAATGTGAGCCTGGTTTACGCCCTCGTTTGGGCCATAGATAACTACTATGGAATGGCCACCAGCACACCACTGGCTGTGGTGCAATTCCCCACGAGTCGGGAAAGTAGAAGACTGCACAACGATCTGATAGATGCCGCCCTGGGCAGATCATCGGGCACGGGAAGAATTCAGTTTCTGCTGGAGGATGACCGTGTGGAGATGACGGAAACCGATACGGATCCGCCACCTCCAAGTGGATTAACGGGCAGACCCATTGCTATCTGGTTCCTGGACAGTTTGCGATCATACTTTCGCTTGGAGATGTACCTGAATCAGTTGGGCAGTCCGTACAAGAGAAATGGCTTCTTTCTGGTTATTTACACCGGACTGGAGGATCAGCCCATGGAGTCACTGAAGATCATGTTTCGACGATTGCTAAATATGTACGTGCTGAATGTGAATGTGTTTCTGCAAAGAGATGGAACGGTCCATTTGTACACTTACTATCCCTATGGACCGCATCACTGTCAGTCCTCGCTGCCTGTCTACTATACTGCTTTCCAGGATCTAGCCGCACCGGCGAACGGATTCGGTCTTACCAAGCCGCTTTTCCCCAGAAAACTGACCAACATGCATGGCTGTGAAATGGTGGTTGCAACCTTTGAGCATCGGCCATATGTGATCATCGAAGATGATCCCAAGACTCCGGGAGGCAGAAGCATTCATGGCATCGAAGGCTTGATTTTCCGATCCCTGGCCGAGCGGATGAACTTTACTATTAAATTGGTAGAGCAAAAGGATAAGAACCGCGGCGAAATTTTGCCTGATGGAAATTTTACGGGAATCCTAAAAATG ATGGTCGATGGCGAGGTGAATCTAACATTCGTTTGCTTTATGTACAGCAAAGCCCGTTCGGATCTGATGCTACCCAGTACATCGTACACAAGTTTCCCGATTGTCCTTGTAGTTCCGAGTGGGGGATCCATATCGCCAATGGGCCGATTGACACGACCCTTTCGCTACATAATTTGGTCCTGCATCCTGGTTAGCCTGATTTTCGGTTTCGTGCTGATTTGTCTTCTGAAAATTACGGCTTTGCCGGGATTGAGAAATCTAGTGCTGGGCAGACGCAATCGTCTTCCCTTTATGGGCATGTGGGCCAGTTTGCTTGGCGGTCTGGCTTTATATAATCCACAAAGGAACTTTGCCAGATACATTCTGGTGATGTGGCTCCTGCAAACGCTGATTCTCCGGGCCGCCTATACGGGTCAGTTATACCTTCTCCTCCAGGATGTTGAAATGCGATCGCCAATTAAGTCCCTTAGCGAGGTGCTGGCCAAGGACTATGAGTTCCGTATTCTGCCCGCCTTGCGGACGATCTTCAAGGATTCGATGCCCACCACCAATTTCCATGCGGTGCTCTCACTTGAGGAGTCACTGTACCGACTACGTGATGAGGATGACCCAGGTATTACAGTGGCTCTTCTACAGCCCACTGTCAACCAGTTTGACTTTCGTTCGGGACCAAATAAAAGGCACCTTACCGTCCTTCCCGATCCACTGATGACCGCCCCCTTAACCTTTTACATGCGACCGCATTCCTACTTCAAGAGGCGAATCGATCGTCTAATCATGGCCATGATGTCATCAGGCATCGTTGCCCGTTATCGAAAGATGTATATGGACCGAATTAAACGAGTGTCCAAGCGGCGGAACCTGGAACCCAAGCCATTGTCCATCTGGCGACTAAGtggaatttttgtttgctgtgCAGGGCTATATCTTGTGGCCTTAATTGTCTTCATCCTGGAGATCTTGACCACAAATCATCGAAGATTACGCAGGGCTTTCAATGTAATTAACAGATATGCGGCATAA
- the Ir7f gene encoding ionotropic receptor 7f, with the protein MNTTSDSNAGSSLSSGSGYSIYKSYLENSRIDMQGEDANLYVARALRLVIENVLAQLSTTLVVTISTRHLGTAHWFEYMMNILMDSWRMVAVQLLRIRPDLVVNPVPGRKRVSLLMVDSYQGLLDTNITASNANFDDPDYYFIFLQARDHLIPKELQLILDHCLAHFWLHCNVMIQTAQVEVLVYTYYPYTADACQKAYPIPVNTFDGRKWKASQMFPDKLSQMHGCPLTVLTWHQPPFVELVWDPKHNRSRGSGFEIQLVEHLARRMNFSLELVNIALLRPNAYRLAEGSSEGPIEKLLQRNVNISMGYFRKTARRNQLLTTPMSYYSANLVAVLQLERYRIGSLALLVFPFELSVWMLLLLALLIHLGIHLPSARRGNEEDGGGGLQVVALLLGAALARLPRSWRHRFIAAHWLWASIPLRISYQSLLFHLIRLQLYNTPSFSLDQLLAEGFQGICTANTQRLLLEMPQLARDPDSIQSVDTPFDWDVLNVLTRNRNRKIFAVANQDVTLSFLHSSAHPNAFHVVKQPVNVEYAGMYMPKHSFLYEKMDDDIRRLDASGFIHAWRRASFASVHRKEQVHMTSRRYINHAKLSGIYMVMAGLYLLAGLLFAGEVLLRQRN; encoded by the exons ATGAATACCACCTCCGATTCCAATGCGGGTTCAAGCTTAAGTTCCGGTTCCGGTTATTCGATCTATAAAAGCTACCTGGAGAATTCGAGGATCGATATGCAGGGGGAGGACGCCAATCTGTATGTGGCCCGGGCACTACGTCTGGTCATCGAGAATGTGCTGGCCCAGCTGAGCACCACCCTGGTGGTGACCATTTCCACGCGTCACCTGGGCACCGCCCATTGGTTTGAGTATATGATGAACATCCTAATGGATTCGTGGCGAATGGTGGCGGTGCAGCTGCTACGCATTCGTCCGGATCTGGTGGTCAATCCGGTGCCGGGCAGGAAACGCGTCAGCCTGTTGATGGTGGACTCCTATCAGGGTTTGCT GGACACCAACATCACGGCCAGCAATGCGAATTTCGATGATCCGGACTACTACTTCATCTTCTTGCAAGCGCGAGACCATCTTATTCCCAAGGAGCTTCAATTGATCCTGGATCACTGCTTGGCTCACTTTTGGCTGCACTGCAACGTGATGATCCAGACCGCCCAGGTGGAGGTGTTGGTCTATACCTATTATCCCTACACAGCGGACGCCTGCCAGAAGGCTTATCCCATTCCAGTGAATACTTTTGATGGTCGCAAATGGAAAGCGTCCCAGATGTTTCCCGACAAACTCAGCCAGATGCACGGCTGTCCACTGACTGTGCTCACCTGGCATCAGCCGCCCTTCGTAGAGTTGGTCTGGGATCCGAAGCACAATCGCAGCCGTGGCAGTGGCTTCGAGATCCAGCTGGTGGAGCACCTGGCTCGTCGGATGAACTTCAGCCTGGAGTTGGTTAATATTGCGCTGCTGCGTCCAAACGCTTATCGCCTGGCGGAGGGCTCCAGCGAGGGACCCATAGAAAAG CTCCTGCAACGAAATGTCAACATCAGCATGGGTTACTTTCGCAAAACGGCGCGCCGGAATCAACTGCTCACCACCCCCATGTCGTACTACTCGGCCAATCTGGTGGCCGTTCTCCAGTTGGAGCGCTATCGTATAGGTTCGCTTGCACTGTTGGTATTTCCCTTTGAGCTCTCCGTTTGGATGCTTCTGCTCCTGGCATTGCTGATTCACCTGGGCATCCATCTGCCATCTGCAAGGAGGGGGAATGAAGAAGATGGTGGCGGGGGATTGCAGGTGGTGGCCCTGCTTTTGGGCGCCGCCTTGGCTCGACTGCCGCGCTCCTGGAGGCATCGCTTCATTGCCGCCCACTGGCTGTGGGCCAGTATACCCCTGAGGATATCCTATCAGTCCCTGCTCTTTCACTTGATCCGCCTGCAACTGTACAATACTCCATCGTTTTCCCTGGATCAACTGCTGGCGGAGGGATTCCAGGGTATTTGCACTGCGAATACCCAGCGATTGCTGCTTGAGATGCCACAGTTGGCTCGCGATCCGGATAGTATACAATCCGTGGACACACCTTTCGATTGGGATGTTTTAAATGTATTGACACGGAATAGGAATCGAAAAATATTCGCCGTTGCCAATCAGGATGTCACCCTATCCTTTCTACACTCCTCCGCACATCCCAATGCGTTTCACGTGGTCAAGCAGCCCGTGAATGTGGAATACGCTGGAATGTATATGCCCAAACACTCGTTTCTATACGAGAAGATGGACGATGATATTCGGCGGCTGGATGCCAGCGGATTTATTCACGCCTGGCGACGCGCATCCTTTGCATCCGTCCATCGAAAGGAGCAGGTGCACATGACCAGCCGGCGGTACATTAACCATGCCAAGCTATCCGGGATCTACATGGTCATGGCGGGTCTGTATCTTCTAGCTGGTCTCCTGTTCGCAGGAGAGGTATTACTTCGGCAGAGGAACTAG
- the Ir7e gene encoding ionotropic receptor 7e: protein MNISALLNSYYDLSGEQMNHINEFVARAVLHVVHHYILSVTPSLVLTLCCRSNHTCNFYNKMMSTLFREWGLAPLQIVNVLRGVPWHPVPGRRHFNVIFTDSFAAFEEIRMEYYSREYNYNEHYFIFLQARDRLLQGEMRLIFDYCWRYRLIHCSIQVQKSNGDILFYSYYPFGEHGCSDMEPQLINRYNGSMLVEPDLFPRKLRNFFGCPLRCALWDVPPFLTLDEDQEEVLRVNGGYEGRLLLALAEKMNFTIAVRKVHVNMRDEALEMLRRDEVDLTLGGIRQTVARGMVATSSHNYHQTREVFGVLASSYELSSFDILFYPYRLQIWMGILGVVALSALIQLIVGRMLRERMGSRFWLNLELVFVGMPLLECPRSHTARLYCVMLMMYTLIIRTIYQGLLYHLIRTHQLNRWPQTIESLVQKNFTVVLTPIVQEVLDEIPSVQHMRFRLLEANSELDPLYFLEANHQLRQHVTASALDIFIHFNRLSADKVHQRGEQGSGAHFEIVPEDIISMQLTMYLAKHSFLIDQLNEEIMWMRSVGLLSVWSRWELSESYLRNEQSFQVLGTMELYAIFLMVLVGLIVGLLVFILELVSMRSIYLRKLFT from the exons ATGAACATCAGCGCACTGCTCAACTCGTACTACGATTTGTCCGGGGAGCAAATGAACCACATCAACGAGTTCGTGGCCCGGGCAGTGCTTCACGTAGTGCACCACTACATCCTGAGTGTGACCCCATCGTTGGTTTTGACCCTGTGTTGCCGGAGCAATCACACGTGCAATTTCTACAACAAGATGATGAGCACTTTGTTCCGGGAATGGGGCTTGGCCCCCCTGCAAATCGTCAATGTGCTGCGTGGTGTTCCATGGCATCCGGTTCCGGGTCGTCGTCACTTCAATGTCATTTTCACCGACTCATTTGCCGCCTTCGAGGAAATCCGGATGGAGTACTATTCCAGAGAGTACAACTACAATGAGCACTATTTCATATTCCTGCAGGCCAGAGATCGTCTGCTGCAGGGCGAGATGCGGCTGATCTTCGACTACTGCTGGCGCTATCGGCTAATCCATTGCAGCATCCAGGTGCAAAAGTCCAACGGGGATATCCTATTCTATAGCTACTATCCCTTTGGAGAGCATGGCTGTTCGGATATGGAACCGCAGCTAATCAATCGCTATAATGGCAGTATGCTGGTCGAACCGGATTTATTCCCTCGCAAGTTGAGAAATTTCTTTGGGTGTCCCCTAAGATGTGCCCTTTGGGATGTTCCTCCCTTCCTTACATTGGATGAGGACCAGGAAGAGGTACTGCGGGTCAACGGTGGCTACGAGGGTCGGTTGCTCCTGGCGCTAGCcgaaaaaatgaatttcacaattgctgtgCGAAAGGTGCATGTCAATATGAGGGACGAGGCTTTGGAAATG TTGCGACGAGACGAGGTGGACTTGACTCTGGGCGGGATCCGCCAGACGGTGGCCAGGGGCATGGTGGCCACCTCGTCGCACAACTATCACCAGACCCGCGAGGTTTTTGGAGTCCTTGCCTCCAGCTATGAACTGAGCTCCTTCGACATCCTCTTCTACCCGTACCGCCTACAGATCTGGATGGGAATCCTCGGAGTGGTGGCCTTGTCCGCTCTTATCCAATTGATCGTTGGCAGGATGTTGCGCGAGCGCATGGGATCGCGGTTCTGGCTTAATCTGGAGCTAGTCTTTGTGGGCATGCCGCTGTTGGAGTGTCCCAGATCGCACACCGCTCGTCTTTATTGTGTCATGCTGATGATGTACACCTTGATCATTCGGACAATCTATCAGGGATTACTGTACCATTTGATACGAACGCATCAGCTAAATCGTTGGCCACAGACCATTGAATCACTGGTGCAAAAGAACTTCACCGTGGTGCTGACACCCATTGTGCAGGAGGTGCTGGACGAGATTCCCAGTGTGCAGCACATGAGATTCCGCCTGCTGGAGGCAAACTCCGAGCTGGATCCCTTGTACTTTCTGGAGGCTAATCATCAGCTACGGCAGCATGTCACTGCCTCCGCTCTGGACATTTTCATCCATTTCAATCGCTTGAGTGCGGATAAAGTGCATCAGAGGGGCGAGCAGGGATCGGGAGCTCACTTCGAGATCGTTCCGGAGGATATCATCAGCATGCAGTTGACGATGTACCTGGCCAAGCACTCCTTTCTCATCGACCAGCTCAACGAGGAGATTATGTGGATGAGATCAGTGGGTTTGCTCTCCGTTTGGTCCAGGTGGGAATTGTCCGAGAGCTATTTGCGCAACGAGCAGAGCTTCCAAGTCCTCGGCACTATGGAGCTATATGCCATCTTTTTAATGGTCCTGGTTGGCCTGATCGTTGGCCTGCTTGTCTTTATCTTGGAACTTGTGTCAATGCGATCCATCTATTTAAGGAAACTTTTTACGTAG
- the Ir7g gene encoding ionotropic receptor 7g, whose translation MNVTSLLNFESMKYIGAQTQAASINHHVAQALRVFIEDFYQRIAPAFIVVLSCRRPSPMNFYRNIMQLLYESVDTMIVQLVLVELGRPRRIAGPRTHNLLLVDSLDALLDIEIHTYTAQSDTSEYYFIFLQQRDALIPHDMQGVFAYCWRHQLINCNVMTQSSGGQVLLHTYFPYAPGQCNDSQPTRINMFLGESWKHRDYFPSKLHNLNGCPLIVLARKVSPFLDLDEGQRELRGLEGRLLQELSRRMNFSIQFSGLQDQLKNRTTWTEKQLLQKLVQERIAHLAIGYVRKRIQYATNLTPVFPHYSNRVVGCLLLNAHNLTSLEIWSFPFQALTWICLVFSFLSISCLALLHXRGAGDRLALVLAVYAASLGLPIDPPERPSLQLLFASWLIFGLIVRSMYSALLFFILRYHLHQRLPGNLQDLTHGDYAAVMGRTTLQDLREVPSLQDLLGLKSVIVTSEREEEVLRTLDRCTLREGAGSHPLFFGLISQDALLHLTQRGHRAGAYHIIPQDVLEQQLAIYLQKHSHLASHLDHLVMSIRSVGLVHHWAGQMASERYFRSRFLYREKRIRQPDLWAVYILTAGLYLLSLVVFICELLASRRAGL comes from the exons ATGAACGTGACCAGCCTGCTGAATTTCGAGTCGATGAAGTACATCGGCGCCCAGACGCAAGCGGCGTCAATAAATCATCACGTGGCCCAGGCCCTTCGTGTCTTCATCGAGGACTTCTATCAGCGGATCGCTCCCGCCTTTATTGTGGTCCTCTCCTGCCGGCGACCCAGTCCCATGAACTTCTACCGCAACATTATGCAGCTGCTCTACGAGAGCGTGGACACGATGATCGTTCAGCTAGTCCTGGTCGAGCTCGGTCGTCCGCGTCGGATCGCCGGTCCCAGGACTCACAATCTACTGCTGGTGGATTCGCTGGATGCACTGCT CGACATCGAGATCCACACGTATACGGCGCAGTCGGACACCAGCGAGTACTACTTTATCTTCCTGCAGCAGCGGGATGCACTGATTCCGCACGATATGCAGGGTGTGTTCGCGTACTGCTGGCGccaccagttgatcaactgcaATGTGATGACGCAGAGTTCCGGTGGCCAGGTGCTGCTCCACACGTACTTCCCTTACGCGCCTGGCCAATGCAACGATTCCCAGCCGACCAGGATCAATATGTTTTTGGGCGAATCGTGGAAGCATCGCGACTACTTTCCCTCCAAGTTGCATAACCTCAACGGGTGCCCTTTGATTGTTTTGGCTAGGAAAGTGTCGCCCTTTTTAGACCTAGATGAGGGGCAGCGAGAGCTTCGCGGCTTGGAGGGGCGTCTGCTGCAGGAATTGTCGCGCAGGATGAACTTTAGCATACAGTTTTCGGGCTTACAGGATCAACTGAAGAATCGCACAACATGGACGGAGAAACAGTTGCTACAGAAGCTG GTCCAGGAGCGTATAGCCCACCTGGCGATTGGTTATGTGAGGAAGCGCATCCAGTACGCAACGAATCTGACGCCCGTGTTTCCGCATTACTCGAACCGGGTGGTGGGATGTCTCCTGTTGAATGCCCACAACCTGACCAGCCTGGAGATTTGGTCGTTTCCGTTTCAGGCACTCACTTGGATCTGCCTGGTGTTTAGTTTTTTGAGTATATCCTGCCTAGCATTGCTCCATTGACGCGGCGCGGGGGATCGGTTGGCTCTCGTTCTGGCGGTCTATGCCGCCTCACTTGGCTTGCCCATCGATCCCCCTGAGCGGCCGTCGCTGCAGTTGCTCTTCGccagttggctgatttttggCCTGATCGTTAGATCCATGTACTCGGCGCTGTTGTTCTTCATCCTGCGATACCATCTGCACCAGCGATTGCCAGGAAATCTGCAGGATCTAACCCATGGCGACTATGCGGCCGTAATGGGTCGGACCACGTTGCAAGATCTGAGGGAGGTGCCCAGTCTGCAGGATCTGCTGGGTCTCAAATCCGTGATAGTGACCTCTGAACGGGAGGAGGAGGTGCTTCGCACGTTAGATCGGTGTACGCTGCGAGAAGGAGCCGGCTCACATCCACTTTTCTTTGGCCTGATTTCCCAGGATGCACTTCTCCATCTCACCCAACGGGGCCATCGGGCTGGAGCGTATCACATCATACCGCAAGACGTtctggagcagcagctggcCATTTATCTGCAGAAGCACTCGCATCTGGCCAGCCACTTGGACCACCTCGTCATGTCCATTCGATCCGTTGGCCTGGTGCACCACTGGGCGGGCCAAATGGCTAGCGAGCGGTACTTCCGCAGTCGGTTCCTGTACCGGGAGAAGCGCATCCGACAGCCGGATCTGTGGGCGGTCTACATCCTGACCGCAGGACTATATCTCCTGTCGCTGGTCGTCTTCATATGCGAACTTCTGGCCTCCAGACGAGCAGGGCTctga
- the Ir7d gene encoding ionotropic receptor 7d has product MDIRCVVALLLGLCKVQAVVWPHQHLLEEQLASQISATLQKIFINGLAVYNFGVFISTSYEEMDRDRVILVHQVLNRNLYPPNFPVAVVLASKMNRKITAQVFTQLLFVQNAEQAIAIAEGVNRNGLCVIVLLTSQPERPIMTKIFTYFMQERYNINVVILVPRLHGVQAFNVRPYTPTSCSSLEPVEIDIKDGDLWDVFPRRLKNLHGCPLSVIVWDIPPYMRINWKSSDPMDGLDGLDGLLLRIVARKMNFTLKLIPNEPNGLIGGSSFMNGTFTGAYKMLRERRANITIGCAACTPERSTFLEATSPYSQMSYIIVLQARGGYSIYEVMLFPFEKYTWLLLSTILGLHWIVGSRWRMPSPILAGWMLWIFVIRASYEASVFNFIQNSPVKPSPRTLDQALSGGFRFITDHASYRMTLKIPSFQGKTLISAGQPVDVFDALLKAPWKTGAFTSRAFLADHLVRHRKHRNQLVILAEKIVDNMLCMYFPHGSYFAWEINKLLFNMRSFGIFQHHSQILAWDNLPTTTDTDTPGKRIHSSTESVATGFAESMSFVVAALNCLMGALCISIVVFGLELLSRRRHWTGLEWLFERV; this is encoded by the exons ATGGACATTCGTTGCGTTGTGGCACTGCTCCTGGGTCTTTGTAAAGTGCAAGCGGTTGTGTGGCCCCACCAACATCTTTTGGAGGAGCAACTGGCTAGCCAGATTTCCGCTACTCTGCAAAAGATTTTCATCAATGGGCTTGCGGTTTATAATTTTGGTGTTTTTATCAGCACCTCCTACGAGGAAATGGACAGGGATCGGGTGATTCTGGTGCATCAAGTCCTAAATCGAAATCTATATCCACCGAATTTCCCAGTGGCCGTTGTCCTGGCCTCCAAGATGAACCGAAAGATAACCGCCCAAGTCTTCACGCAGTTGCTTTTCGTCCAGAATGCTGAACAGGCCAT TGCCATTGCCGAAGGAGTGAACAGAAACGGGCTCTGCGTTATCGTATTGCTGACATCCCAGCCGGAACGACCCATAATGACGAAGATATTCACGTATTTTATGCAGGAACGTTACAACATCAACGTGGTGATCCTGGTGCCCCGCTTGCACGGAGTCCAAGCCTTCAATGTCCGGCCATACACACCCACGAGCTGTTCGAGCTTGGAGCCCGTGGAAATTGACATAAAGGATGGCGATTTATGGGACGTCTTTCCGAGACGATTAAAGAACCTACATGGGTGTCCATTGAGCGTTATCGTTTGGGATATACCGCCCTATATGAGAATTAATTGGAAAAGTAGTGATCCGATGGACGGACTGGACGGATTGGATGGGCTGCTTTTGCGGATCGTGGCGCGCAAAATGAACTTTACGCTTAAATTGATTCCCAATGAACCGAATGGACTAATAGGTGGTTCCAGTTTTATGAATGGCACCTTTACGGGAGCCTACAAAATGCTTCGCGAGAGAAGGGCCAATATAACCATAGGATGTGCTGCCTGTACACCAGAAAGATCCACCTTTTTAGAGGCCACGAGTCCGTACAGCCAAATGTCCTACATAATCGTGTTGCAGGCCAGAGGCGGTTATAGTATCTATGAGGTTATGCTGTTCCCTTTCGAAAAATACACCTGGCTGCTGCTTAGTACGATATTGGGTCTTCATTGGATTGTGGGCAGTCGATGGCGAATGCCATCCCCCATTTTGGCCGGTTGGATGCTCTGGATCTTTGTCATTCGGGCCAGTTACGAGGCATCCGTATTCAACTTCATACAGAACTCACCGGTGAAGCCATCTCCTCGCACTTTGGATCAAGCTTTGAGTGGTGGCTTCCGTTTTATCACCGATCATGCCTCCTATCGGATGACCCTGAAGATACCGTCTTTTCAGGGCAAGACTTTAATATCCGCGGGACAGCCGGTGGATGTATTTGATGCTCTCTTGAAGGCTCCCTGGAAGACAGGCGCCTTTACCAGTCGCGCCTTTTTAGCCGATCACTTGGTTAGGCATCGGAAACATCGCAATCAGCTGGTGATTTTGGCTGAAAAGATCGTCGACAATATGCTTTGCATGTACTTTCCACATGGCTCCTATTTCGCCTGGGAGATCAATAAATTGCTTTTCAACATGCGTAGCTTTGGCATTTTCCAGCACCATTCGCAGATCCTCGCCTGGGACAATCTGCCCACCAccacggatacggatacgccGGGTAAAAGAATTCATTCCTCTACGGAGAGTGTAGCCACTGGATTTGCTGAGTCCATGAGCTTCGTTGTGGCAGCACTTAATTGCTTGATGGGAGCACTCTGTATTTCCATTGTGGTCTTTGGTCTGGAGTTGCTGAGTCGAAGACGCCACTGGACGGGATTAGAATGGCTATTTGAAAGAGTTTGA